One Ctenopharyngodon idella isolate HZGC_01 chromosome 3, HZGC01, whole genome shotgun sequence genomic window, ATACAAAACAGCTGCACGgtaataaacatgaaagtaaCAGAATTCAAAAGACTGTAGAAATTCAAAAgttgaatttaaatataaaggacaaattacagatttttttatttatttttttattttttaaattaaagtttttgtttcTGATAATATTAGAAAAAGGGAtactccacccaaaaatgaatatactctcagaatatgactttctttcaaatgatgatttttagaaaataatccatctctgtGAGTGCAAGTGTAGGGTTGACACTTCAACAACCACACAGAGTAAAAAACAACAGTAGTTGAAGTGAAACACTAGGtgtgttttagaaaaaaaaaatactaatattttaaagtctGTGCTTCCAAATGACTCCTCAAGCTTTAAAACACATCACAAAATTACAACATGCAGACTTTGAGCCCATATTTGACAGTTGGCAAATTTGTAGTGTAACAAATTTAACATAATAGTATTTTCCTCAAACACACCTAGTGTTTCACTttagaagacattgattcatcaaCTGTGGTCATGGATTAACATCATGTTGACtttttttggtttttgaccTTCTTGCGTGAACTCACAGAGATGGATTATTCCAACTATAACAGaagtatacaaaagtttattattcagatagaaactctgatgtttatgtataataaattaccTTCTGAAAGTAACTGGACTTCAAATAACGGCtgtatcgattgcattgttacgccactaggtggcaacaaatttactgttaaaaatgtgtctatcactgaatcattcttttagaaacaagtctttatgaatccaacttacaaaaatattgtttcaccTGTCTGAATCTTACgtgtgttcaagcatcttatctaatttgtggtaacacgttacaataaggttcatttatgaactaaccatgagcaatacatttgttaatgtatttgttaatctttaatgttagttaataaaaatacagccattcatagtttgttcatgttacttcacagtgcattaactaatgttaacatataCAACTCttgaatttaataatgtattagtaaatgttgaaattaacattaacaaagattaataaatgctgtagaaatgcagttcattattagttcatgttaatgtagttaacttatgttaactaatgaaccttattgtaaactgTTAGCGATTTTGTTGAGATTAACAGtctgttaaattcattttacaaaaataataaacacaaaaaggactgtTTAAGTCGAGTGTTGTGCATTTTTcccttactactattttttttttagttgtttaattattttaatggaaccGGAACCGGAATCGTTAGGCAGAACTGGAAACGGAAAATTTCTcacgattcccaaccctacACAGAAAAAGAGAATATCATAATCatctggaacagcatgagggtaagtaaatgatgagatgATTTCTGTTTTTGGGTGGATTATCCCTTTTAAGTTAAGCTAGATTAAATGAATGTGCCTTTGTGATATTCCACTATCCCTTCATTTGTAAAAGTGAAAATGCAGTGCAGAAGTGTGAAAAAGGCTGGttttagcttatattatatcttattttataaactaaatttCCTGAAGTTTAAATATGCATCTTAAAACCGACTTTTATGACAAGTACCCATTTCGGCTAGGTGACTGACATCTTTTGAATCTTACTGTAACGCTAGTTAGTTGGCTAGCTTCTCACACATTTAAGGTTTCCCAAAGACAAAGAGTTGAGGAGACCGTAGGAAGTAGCTATAAGAAGGGAAGGTTTTTCCTCAAGCGAGTTCTCTGTGCTATGCAGTGGGCTTTTCACTTTGACAGGACAGGTCGGACTGTCAGGATTAGGGATGGAGCTAAACCATCGGTCTTCAGTTTCCCGACTCATCTACAAAGAGTAGGTTTATCATCACTAGATTATTTAATAGTTTGCCATTAAATGGtgatttgtttatgttttttttcctttttagccCATTGCAACCAGTGCTACACAAGCCTCAAGGAAAGCTGAGGAGAGCCTGTCAGTGGATTGTTCTCACCATTTCCAAGAGACTGATCCTCCTCTGCCTAATGCTGTGAGTATTTGTTCTAGTTAAACCCAGAAGAGCTGTGAGCATTATGGCCCTGGTCATATTCAAACCTCTCTGTCTCTCCGAAAACAAATAGaaaatttgtcataatttactcccTCTTAATTCCATCACAGATGAGTATGACTTTCATTGTTTATCTGAACACAACtggagattgtgtgtgtgtgtgtgctttaaagataagtgcgctcagaaaacgatccattagatgtttaaactgatatagctttaaaacgctTGGAAATAATAAGCTTTACTGATGAAAGAAGAACTATGCTATCCGTGAGAGTGTTCGCGATATACAGTAGATGATAaccaaaaccaagcagatgtcttgtttgtatttggcagagaatccgggtatttacaacatggatttataaaggatctgtgaggtattttaagctgaaactccacagacacattctggggacacctgagacttaaatgacatcttgtaaaaatgggcataataggtcacctttaatgaaaatgcaatcgCAAGTGTCTTGAGTGCAAAtgcaattaagaaaaataacatttaaatgatcattttgctATAATTTTTTTGCTTGAACATGTTATATATtagatatttctatttagcaACTTATAATgcgttaacatttttttaaattatatcttAAAACTATAGTGTAGGAAATAGCAAACGTAAATTATATTATCGAATTTGAATGATCATTTTGCTCCAAACATTGCACATATGGGtatggaaaatgtaaatttaaatacagaaatgcattgccattttatatattgcatattacatttcaaattgaaAATTGCTACACGTATGCTTCCATAAATATGCAGCATTTTGTcttagaaataataaaataacactttttcaGTTACAATTTGtcttaaatttaattttgttcttGAGAAAATCGTAAAGTGAAACCAATATCGTGAATCgtaattttaattaatgagATCCCGATTTCTGGGTCTGCTAATTTTCTTTGGCTCTTCTCCTAGACACACCATTAATACACACTGTTATATAATTAAAGattgaacaaaaaaatatttgtgagCAACAGCTTGCAACTAAAAAACAGCAAGAGAGGCTTGTGTCAGGCCATTTAAAGTCAAGTTAAGCTCTTTATTGTCACTGAACATCAAGAGTTTTTGTACTTTCACAAGGTAcaaaatggaataaattaaatataaagatGGACAAATTAACCAGAATAAGATGCTATACAGTACATTGTTCTCTCTTACAAACCACCATATACAAtcagtatttattcattaactcagatataatatatttaactttTGTTAATGGAGTTACTTGTTTATGGTTCCATTTACCTGGAAgtcaaaaatgttataaaagttGATACtagaaaacataaaatattactgattGACTCAAATCTGATATTTTTTACTCTTAAAATCTgagtatacatttaaaaaaacatgtttagagTATATGATTGCTGTTTAGATGTTATTTGGATTAGAATTATAAAGAACAGGCTGGAGGCTAACTGCAGTAGAAACCCAGAGCATCAATTTCATCTCCACTTCTCCCTTTAATGCCGTAACATTTTCCTGATCCAACATTAACAATCACAGACTCACCCACTTCAGCACATTTGATAGACATTGTTATTCTTCtaccattatttttttcaaccaCAAATTCCAACCCCCCAAATCTGGTACCATCCCTTTTTGGCCACAGTGTTGCAGTGACAATTTTATCAGTTATGTCAAATAGAAatactttttctttatttcctgCTACCCTGCCAACTTTAATCATCTGGTAATCCTGGAAAATCACTTGTATTGTGTTCAAAGAGTGAAGTTCCATCTGTGGCACAAACATATttaatgtgaataaaatcactaaatgataataatgtgataaaatacaggaaaatatgataaaatagaATGAAAACAATCTTCACTCACATTATTATCCTCACGCTCAATGTAAGTTATGACAATCTTCTGAAAGGAGTTGCTGGAAGAGGACTTAAAAGAGAATTCCTCACCACCTGTCCCGCCCACAATCACAGGTTCTGCTGTGGAAAGAATTAGGATAATTCAAAAACAGGCTGGATTCACACAGTGGCAGAATAAATTTccagtccttttttttttttagattcccAAACAGCATTGATAGGGCCCTCACACCTTGGTGCACATTGTTGCtgttggtggcgctatgactgagACACACCCATGTGATCAGTCCCTTTGAACTAATACACAGCTCATGCTTGATTTAAATCACGCAATGCCCtattcctgtttcccttttttgtcACTGATTTAATTCCTCACTATGGGAACACCATTCGAGATATCAAAAGTCTGTTCTTAATTTACACAGACATGTGGAGCCCAGATGGGTTTGACCAGGGCTATCTAACTAGGGCCCAGCCAGTTTTGTCCGCAGCACTGAAGGacagaggaacaacaagaacagaaaaaaggcaaaacacaagaactacaactgacttccagccacagtcTTAGATAAAATCAACTGAATCAACTCTTCAGTTTCAGCTTAAATGCAATGCCCGTCATTACTGACTATGATTGGGTTATTTGAGGTAATATTCCTTTTAGATAATTCTTCTTCAAAATAATTGATGATATTATTAATAATccagcagtgttatttttccCCGtcatattttttcaacaataggCGTGTCTTAATTAAAACCATTCTCGTCATGACTTCAAAAACTTCAATTTGCCATATACATAACATAATGACTGAGAGACAACAGAATGCTGTGAATTGTTTGTGCTTTAGTTGGCCATGTTTCAGCATGTTGTTATGGGAAAAGCACGCAGGACACAATTGGAGTAACGCTTTCTGGCTATAGTTCAAGTTCACTTGCATTTGCGTCCTTTTATTCGGATACAAGTTGCTGGTAGGATAAACTTATATTTATGTTGTGCATCTAGTACAGCAgtgcccaaccctgttcctggagagctaccttcctgcagagttcagtttCATCCCTGATCAAAAACCTGTCTGTAACTATCAAGTGCTCatgaagatcttaattagctgattcaggtgtgttttatgagggttggagctaaactttgcaggtaggtagatctttaggaacagggttgggcaccCCTGATCTAGTATATATGATAATTTTCATGCTGGATGTGTCATATAGAACAGATGCAGCTATTccttttagatgtttcttttttcaaaaacattgacaCATCATTGATAATATAGCAGTGATATATTTCGAGTCATACTTTCATATTTTGATTCTGGCAGCTCAAATACTGAATATAAGCTGCTATGTGAATGGTACAGTTTGAGAATCACATCTGTTAATTACTCATAAAGATGTGCAAATGACACTTACCTAAAGGGACAGTGTTGACAGTATCACTGGCTTCACTCACTCCCACTTTACCAGCCTTCCTGTAGCGGATCAGGTACTGCTTTCCAGACTCCAATCCATTCAAAGTAACGTCTTCATCAcctgtttctataaaaagcCATGGTTCTTCAGCTCCAGTATGTGGTTTCACCTGCTTGTATTCCACTCTGTactgctctctctctccagaTCTCTTCTGCAGTTTAAGGGACACCGCTTGGGCCAGGACATTCTTCACTATCGGTGGGGACGGCTTGGACACGGGCTggaactgtctgtctgtcagtttCCCTTTTTCATACAAATAGATGGAGGAGCCTGCAATGGAGGGATTGGAGATGGCAGAAATAATGAAGCGGATTCTCTTATCATCTTTATTGGCTTCTGCAAACCTCCTGAATTGAAACAAGTTCTGTCTCATCTTTATTGCGATATTTAAATCATTGAACCACTTTGTGAAAGATGTCACAGAAAACCCAGTGTCAGTCTCACTGTGTTCATTGAACCACTTTGAaacagatttcacagaaaaagtttttttctcatCTAGCTCTTTAAACTTGTCAGATTTCAGAAACTCAGTCAGGGTTGAAAGATATGGGTCTTCATACTTCAGAGATGTGAAGGTCAAGCTCAACACTGCATCAACATCAGGATCAAATAAGATGGTCATGAGATCGACCGAGTCTTTAATTTTGATCCCCTGTAGAGTCTTGATGTTAGAACTCAAGATGCGAAGTTCAGACTTTGCATCATTTAACCACTTGTTAAGCTTGTCAGCACTGAATGGGGAGCTCCTGTGCATAATCAGGATATCTTCCAGAgacttctcctcctcctctcctcctcGAACAGCAGGCAAGACTCTGCCGACTGCTTCCAGGAGCATTATCTTGTATGTgctaaatgatttctgaaataaTTGCAGCCTCTCTTTGATGTCACTGAGAGCTTTGGCCAGCGTGTTTCCGATCAGGTCATTGCACGTCCTCTCTGCCTCTCCCAGCTCCTCAATTATATGTTCAGTGTCAGAAATCAGACTTGTGGTAATCTCTCTCTGCAGCTGAGCTGCCTTATTGTCCAGTAGATGAAGAGGATGGAGCCAGACTTTTATTGGAACCACATTCTGTGGATTCTCCTTCAGCAGAGTGGGGAGCGTCTTATATGTCTGTATGGCTTCCATGTACGTGGTGGGGTTCTGCTCAAGTAAGACGTCCCCATGAAATGTGCAGGAGATCGTCTCAGccattttcttttcctcatcTTTCATTTTTACAGATCCTTCTCCCTCAATGGAAATTGAAGGAATGCTCTTGACCATGACATTCAGTTTTCCCTCAATCTCCTGCTTGCTTTCCTCTTCTGAAAATGTCCGATCAAACACCATGGCAGCCTGAGCTCCGTACAGCACTGCCGTGACCACATGAGTTGCAGTTTTCTGGTCGAACACCTGAAGGTAGGTGATCTGGCCCAGCTGGGACATAGTGAGCTGTTCAAATCTTGTGGTTTCACTGTAAAACATTGTAACTCTGGACTGTTGGTTGGAGGATTTGGTGTCACGCAGGAACTTACCAGATCCTCCCACCTCCACAAGCCCCCCCATGAAACTGGCCTTCAGGGAAGCACTTATATCCAGGAGGCTGGACTTACTAGAAAGAGAGTCAGAGCTACTGAACTTCAAATCTGTTCTGGGCTGTGGACGATTGTGTAAATTTTCACTCAGTGATTTCTTATCCCACAGAGTAACACCTGAAATGAAAAATGGCTTTAAGAGTAACTGTATGTATGAGGAAGTGATGTACTGTTGTTAAAGTAAATTGTAAATGTGAAAGTGTTATAGTTTTGTTACAGGAGGACTGGTTATTGGTGATTAAACATTTggtgaaaaggaaaaaaaaaacatttttttctttatatctttatatgatttttttaaggTAGATACACCACCTGGAATGAAGGAATCTTTGCGGCAGTCGTAAAGCATACCAAGAGACAGAGGTCTTCCTAGAGCTGCCACTTCCATTGGCTCTGATGCCATGGttataataaagaaaaagagttgGTTAGCTGTAgaaatccattataaaaaataaagctgcaagcTCATTGCACTACAAAATGTGTTCAGAGGGAATACAGAATCAAGCTAACAACCGTCCAATAAACACACAAAGTCACATAAAATGCAAGATGTTGTGAATATAAAGACAGctccttttattatttttgttcaacAAGCAATTTAGGATCATACTAGGTAAGCTTCAATCACAAAACCTCTGAGACCTAGGCCAGCACTTTCCATGCTACGCCGCCAGGCTGATGAAACAGAATTGCCAACGAAACATAGCAACAAAAGACTTAGCACACTGTAGAAATCTTCAAACAAGGCACCAATTATTGTAGTGATGTTTGGTCACACGCCACTTAAGTTGAGAGTGAGATTGTCAGAGCGCGTGAAcataatggccaatcagaggtgttcaacagcgctcaaaatgatagagggaaatgctggtatcgacacatttttaaaatttttgacttttgacaacactaatacaATCAAAAAAGATTGCAAGTTTGCAATGGTGTAATTCATGTCAAAACCGACTGGTTATCAGTGGTAGACAGTAACTAAGTATCATAACTAAATTCAGAAGTCTGACCCAACAGATCAATGTCTAAAGGGTGTAAGTTTAGgttaaaaaacaagaaacatttaaaataatgcaaattaattCCCATGCATCTCCCCCCATTGCTGTAACAGTTTCAAAACAAAACTAGTTTGCATAGCAGTCttcttaaaatgttcttcatttagccctgtgatttttattttgattgtcaaTACACAAAATACAATGCTATACAGCATTTTGTCTgaatgagtaaatgaatgagaaaatacTTGAGTAGTTAATTTCCTTCTAAGGACATTGAATCTGTCCTGTGATATTGCTGATCTCTATACATTCACAATTTGTAACACCATTCGCATCCTACCTTGAGTCTTTTTACTTTtcgtgtgggaattcatgaaaCCAGGTATTGAAAATCCAGAAGTCCAGCAGTATGTAGATCCAGTTAGGGTTGCCAGCCATATATATGCACATAAGTAAATGAAGTTTGGCTGCTTCAGGTACATCGAAAGTGCCACCATCTTAGAAAAGCCAGCGAGAAGACCTGTTTGAACGGAAGTCACAGGAAAAGATGCCTCAGTGTCCTGAATAAACTGCCTTTGTGTTGAAAATAGGGTGGCACAATATACCGATATTGATCATAActgtgatatttaaaaaaattaaatagtgaTATCATGTTAATACTACATataagggtctgaatacttatgTAAATGTGTTATTTCAGTATGTTCTTTTTAATAAACACATGTCAACGTACAGACATTACTAAAATTCTGTTTTCactttgtcattatggggtactGAGTGTAGAttaatgggaaaaaaagtgaatttaaaCAACTGTAGTATCAGGCTGAAACATaacaaaattgaaaaaaaagtgaaggaggtctgaatactttctgaaTGCACTGTATGGCTTAGAAGATTTGAGActcttcctgtttcctgttttTGTCATTACTTTAATTGCCATTGGCCTCATTGAATGTTGAATGTAGCCACTAAATATTTCCACAACAAATTCCAAGAAGAAAATTTATGATGTTTAACCATGGAAACCCTTTtgaaaagaagtgtgcttaattatattaaatgtgcACTTTTGGTATACTGCAAACCTTAAAGGTACACTCTTTAAAAAATACACTTggagataatataatattactaaaatttaaagcCAATTAAATAGATTACACTTTCATGCCCGTTTCTTAACACATAAAGGTGAACTTTTTAAAATgcgtttttttaataatatctaATTAAGTTTAacttaataaacttttaaatcatgttttgtgGTGCTTTTTTAGAagcacacttattttgatgtattgACTAAAGCCCAtgtaaaatgatacattttaatttcaacttaatttaaaaagattaaaaaaaacaacagcttttatttaaaatagaaatcttttgcaatgatatacactaccgttcaaacgtTTGAGGATCAGTAATTTTCTtcttacttttttaaagaaattaatacttttattcagtgttaaattgataaaaagtgatggTAAAGCCTTATACTGTTAGAAGATATTTCCATTTTggataaatgctattctttttaactttttattcaacaaCGAATACTAAAAAGAATCacaggttttaaaaaaaaatattaagcagtacagctgtttcatcattgataataaatcagcatattagaatgatttctgaaggatcatgtgaccttgaagactggagtaatgatgctgaaaattcagctttgatcacagaaatacattttttatattttttttactcaccctcaagttgt contains:
- the LOC127509888 gene encoding stonustoxin subunit alpha-like isoform X2: MVALSMYLKQPNFIYLCAYIWLATLTGSTYCWTSGFSIPGFMNSHTKSKKTQEPMEVAALGRPLSLGMLYDCRKDSFIPGVTLWDKKSLSENLHNRPQPRTDLKFSSSDSLSSKSSLLDISASLKASFMGGLVEVGGSGKFLRDTKSSNQQSRVTMFYSETTRFEQLTMSQLGQITYLQVFDQKTATHVVTAVLYGAQAAMVFDRTFSEEESKQEIEGKLNVMVKSIPSISIEGEGSVKMKDEEKKMAETISCTFHGDVLLEQNPTTYMEAIQTYKTLPTLLKENPQNVVPIKVWLHPLHLLDNKAAQLQREITTSLISDTEHIIEELGEAERTCNDLIGNTLAKALSDIKERLQLFQKSFSTYKIMLLEAVGRVLPAVRGGEEEEKSLEDILIMHRSSPFSADKLNKWLNDAKSELRILSSNIKTLQGIKIKDSVDLMTILFDPDVDAVLSLTFTSLKYEDPYLSTLTEFLKSDKFKELDEKKTFSVKSVSKWFNEHSETDTGFSVTSFTKWFNDLNIAIKMRQNLFQFRRFAEANKDDKRIRFIISAISNPSIAGSSIYLYEKGKLTDRQFQPVSKPSPPIVKNVLAQAVSLKLQKRSGEREQYRVEYKQVKPHTGAEEPWLFIETGDEDVTLNGLESGKQYLIRYRKAGKVGVSEASDTVNTVPLAEPVIVGGTGGEEFSFKSSSSNSFQKIVITYIEREDNNMELHSLNTIQVIFQDYQMIKVGRVAGNKEKVFLFDITDKIVTATLWPKRDGTRFGGLEFVVEKNNGRRITMSIKCAEVGESVIVNVGSGKCYGIKGRSGDEIDALGFYCS
- the LOC127509888 gene encoding stonustoxin subunit alpha-like isoform X3, yielding MVALSMYLKQPNFIYLCGYIWLATLTVVNAGFGTDIIKAPSQSKTQEPMEVAALGRPLSLGMLYDCRKDSFIPGVTLWDKKSLSENLHNRPQPRTDLKFSSSDSLSSKSSLLDISASLKASFMGGLVEVGGSGKFLRDTKSSNQQSRVTMFYSETTRFEQLTMSQLGQITYLQVFDQKTATHVVTAVLYGAQAAMVFDRTFSEEESKQEIEGKLNVMVKSIPSISIEGEGSVKMKDEEKKMAETISCTFHGDVLLEQNPTTYMEAIQTYKTLPTLLKENPQNVVPIKVWLHPLHLLDNKAAQLQREITTSLISDTEHIIEELGEAERTCNDLIGNTLAKALSDIKERLQLFQKSFSTYKIMLLEAVGRVLPAVRGGEEEEKSLEDILIMHRSSPFSADKLNKWLNDAKSELRILSSNIKTLQGIKIKDSVDLMTILFDPDVDAVLSLTFTSLKYEDPYLSTLTEFLKSDKFKELDEKKTFSVKSVSKWFNEHSETDTGFSVTSFTKWFNDLNIAIKMRQNLFQFRRFAEANKDDKRIRFIISAISNPSIAGSSIYLYEKGKLTDRQFQPVSKPSPPIVKNVLAQAVSLKLQKRSGEREQYRVEYKQVKPHTGAEEPWLFIETGDEDVTLNGLESGKQYLIRYRKAGKVGVSEASDTVNTVPLAEPVIVGGTGGEEFSFKSSSSNSFQKIVITYIEREDNNMELHSLNTIQVIFQDYQMIKVGRVAGNKEKVFLFDITDKIVTATLWPKRDGTRFGGLEFVVEKNNGRRITMSIKCAEVGESVIVNVGSGKCYGIKGRSGDEIDALGFYCS
- the LOC127509888 gene encoding stonustoxin subunit alpha-like isoform X1, with protein sequence MDFNWRYRNLSSQDSLKYLNLGLQQLEGLLAGFSKMVALSMYLKQPNFIYLCAYIWLATLTGSTYCWTSGFSIPGFMNSHTKSKKTQEPMEVAALGRPLSLGMLYDCRKDSFIPGVTLWDKKSLSENLHNRPQPRTDLKFSSSDSLSSKSSLLDISASLKASFMGGLVEVGGSGKFLRDTKSSNQQSRVTMFYSETTRFEQLTMSQLGQITYLQVFDQKTATHVVTAVLYGAQAAMVFDRTFSEEESKQEIEGKLNVMVKSIPSISIEGEGSVKMKDEEKKMAETISCTFHGDVLLEQNPTTYMEAIQTYKTLPTLLKENPQNVVPIKVWLHPLHLLDNKAAQLQREITTSLISDTEHIIEELGEAERTCNDLIGNTLAKALSDIKERLQLFQKSFSTYKIMLLEAVGRVLPAVRGGEEEEKSLEDILIMHRSSPFSADKLNKWLNDAKSELRILSSNIKTLQGIKIKDSVDLMTILFDPDVDAVLSLTFTSLKYEDPYLSTLTEFLKSDKFKELDEKKTFSVKSVSKWFNEHSETDTGFSVTSFTKWFNDLNIAIKMRQNLFQFRRFAEANKDDKRIRFIISAISNPSIAGSSIYLYEKGKLTDRQFQPVSKPSPPIVKNVLAQAVSLKLQKRSGEREQYRVEYKQVKPHTGAEEPWLFIETGDEDVTLNGLESGKQYLIRYRKAGKVGVSEASDTVNTVPLEPVIVGGTGGEEFSFKSSSSNSFQKIVITYIEREDNNMELHSLNTIQVIFQDYQMIKVGRVAGNKEKVFLFDITDKIVTATLWPKRDGTRFGGLEFVVEKNNGRRITMSIKCAEVGESVIVNVGSGKCYGIKGRSGDEIDALGFYCS
- the LOC127509888 gene encoding stonustoxin subunit alpha-like isoform X4 codes for the protein MASEPMEVAALGRPLSLGMLYDCRKDSFIPGVTLWDKKSLSENLHNRPQPRTDLKFSSSDSLSSKSSLLDISASLKASFMGGLVEVGGSGKFLRDTKSSNQQSRVTMFYSETTRFEQLTMSQLGQITYLQVFDQKTATHVVTAVLYGAQAAMVFDRTFSEEESKQEIEGKLNVMVKSIPSISIEGEGSVKMKDEEKKMAETISCTFHGDVLLEQNPTTYMEAIQTYKTLPTLLKENPQNVVPIKVWLHPLHLLDNKAAQLQREITTSLISDTEHIIEELGEAERTCNDLIGNTLAKALSDIKERLQLFQKSFSTYKIMLLEAVGRVLPAVRGGEEEEKSLEDILIMHRSSPFSADKLNKWLNDAKSELRILSSNIKTLQGIKIKDSVDLMTILFDPDVDAVLSLTFTSLKYEDPYLSTLTEFLKSDKFKELDEKKTFSVKSVSKWFNEHSETDTGFSVTSFTKWFNDLNIAIKMRQNLFQFRRFAEANKDDKRIRFIISAISNPSIAGSSIYLYEKGKLTDRQFQPVSKPSPPIVKNVLAQAVSLKLQKRSGEREQYRVEYKQVKPHTGAEEPWLFIETGDEDVTLNGLESGKQYLIRYRKAGKVGVSEASDTVNTVPLAEPVIVGGTGGEEFSFKSSSSNSFQKIVITYIEREDNNMELHSLNTIQVIFQDYQMIKVGRVAGNKEKVFLFDITDKIVTATLWPKRDGTRFGGLEFVVEKNNGRRITMSIKCAEVGESVIVNVGSGKCYGIKGRSGDEIDALGFYCS